Proteins encoded by one window of Moorella humiferrea:
- a CDS encoding FmdE family protein: MEPITNDWERAVAFHGHRCPGLAIGYRAAKIALRELAAARAGDEELVAIVETDACGVDALQVLTGCTLGKGNLLYRDYGKHAFTVANRQSGAAVRVAMKSAAWSEDENYRSLRQRVLSGRATPEEEELYAGYQEKRLQHILEAPEEEIFKIEHINLELPEKARLFNSVTCAYCGEQVAEVRARIKNGKIACIPCAENYSRGWGERK; the protein is encoded by the coding sequence ATGGAACCAATTACCAACGATTGGGAAAGGGCCGTGGCCTTTCACGGTCACAGGTGCCCGGGGCTGGCGATAGGCTACCGGGCGGCCAAAATCGCCCTGCGGGAGCTGGCGGCCGCACGGGCCGGGGATGAGGAACTGGTGGCCATTGTTGAAACCGATGCCTGCGGCGTGGATGCCCTCCAGGTTCTTACCGGCTGTACCCTGGGCAAAGGCAATCTTTTATACCGGGATTACGGCAAGCACGCATTTACTGTGGCCAATAGGCAGAGCGGAGCCGCCGTACGGGTGGCTATGAAAAGTGCGGCTTGGTCGGAGGATGAAAATTACCGCAGCCTGCGGCAAAGGGTTTTGAGCGGCCGGGCAACGCCGGAGGAAGAGGAACTGTATGCCGGTTACCAGGAAAAGCGTTTGCAGCATATCCTGGAGGCGCCGGAAGAGGAAATATTTAAAATAGAGCACATAAACCTGGAACTGCCGGAAAAAGCTCGCCTCTTCAACTCCGTCACCTGTGCCTACTGCGGGGAACAGGTGGCCGAGGTGCGGGCCCGGATAAAAAACGGGAAAATAGCCTGTATTCCCTGCGCCGAAAATTACAGCCGCGGCTGGGGGGAGAGAAAATAA